In a genomic window of Streptococcus oralis subsp. tigurinus:
- a CDS encoding dihydroorotate oxidase — protein sequence MVSTKTQIAGFEFNNCLMNAAGVACMTIEELEGVKNSAAGTFVTKTATLDFRQGNPEPRYQDVPLGSINSMGLPNNGLDYYLDYLLDLQEKEPNRTFFLSLVGMSPEETHTILKKVQESEFNGLTELNLSCPNVPGKPQIAYDFETTDRILSEVFAYFTKPLGIKLPPYFDIIHFDQAAAIFNKYPLKFVNCVNSIGNGLYIEGESVVIRPKNGFGGIGGEYIKPTALANVHAFYQRLNPQIQIIGTGGVLTGRDAFEHILCGASMVQVGTTLHKEGVGAFERITNELKAIMAEKGYESLEDFRGKLRYID from the coding sequence ATGGTATCAACGAAAACACAAATAGCTGGCTTTGAGTTTAACAATTGCTTGATGAATGCAGCGGGTGTGGCGTGTATGACGATAGAAGAGCTTGAAGGGGTCAAAAACTCAGCGGCGGGTACTTTTGTTACGAAGACTGCGACCTTGGACTTTCGTCAGGGCAATCCTGAACCACGTTATCAGGATGTTCCACTTGGTTCCATCAACTCTATGGGCTTGCCAAATAATGGCTTAGACTACTATCTGGACTATCTTTTGGACTTGCAGGAAAAAGAGCCAAACCGTACTTTCTTCCTATCTTTAGTTGGCATGTCTCCAGAAGAAACACATACCATCTTGAAAAAAGTTCAAGAGAGTGAATTCAATGGACTGACCGAGCTTAATCTCTCTTGTCCAAATGTTCCAGGAAAACCTCAGATTGCCTATGATTTTGAGACAACAGACCGTATCTTGTCAGAGGTATTTGCCTACTTTACCAAACCTCTTGGGATCAAATTGCCACCATATTTTGATATTATTCACTTTGATCAAGCGGCTGCTATTTTCAACAAATATCCGCTCAAGTTTGTCAACTGTGTTAACTCTATCGGAAACGGCCTTTATATAGAAGGCGAGTCGGTCGTGATTCGTCCTAAAAATGGTTTTGGTGGGATTGGTGGAGAGTATATCAAGCCGACTGCTCTTGCTAATGTGCACGCCTTTTACCAACGTCTCAATCCGCAAATCCAAATCATCGGAACGGGTGGTGTTCTAACGGGTCGTGATGCCTTTGAACACATCCTCTGTGGTGCTAGTATGGTGCAAGTAGGAACGACGCTCCACAAGGAAGGCGTTGGAGCTTTTGAGCGCATTACCAATGAACTGAAAGCTATTATGGCGGAAAAAGGGTACGAGAGCCTAGAAGATTTCCGTGGGAAATTGCGCTATATTGATTAA
- a CDS encoding NADP-dependent oxidoreductase, whose product MVVQAIQYSRFGDEEVLDLVNIKSDALKVNQVRIEVHAVGLNPIDYKTFEGAKPLRFLSFMTKLRKPSRWFESKSSLFPRGVGRDFAGVIIEIGERVNRFAVGDKVFGTMISDPGLGTKRGALATEICVNESEIVSKPDMIDMNHAATMGVASLTVGGAFRKIELNSKDIVVISAAAGGIGSIAVQYAVAKGATVIGIASKKNSDYLKSLGAIPVAYEENIQNALLSASAKPITKFLDCYGSDYVKLAFSLGLKGTAIGTLVPSPYVIIRGAQFTGPRHSTYDDFRVLAEMVSDGKVRLNIDQVYDFSLKSVREAYRSLKSGHTRGKKVVKVRE is encoded by the coding sequence ATGGTTGTTCAAGCAATACAATATAGTCGTTTCGGTGATGAAGAAGTGTTAGATTTAGTGAACATTAAATCTGACGCTTTGAAAGTGAATCAAGTTAGGATAGAAGTTCATGCTGTTGGTTTAAATCCTATTGATTATAAGACTTTTGAAGGTGCAAAGCCACTCCGATTTCTATCTTTTATGACAAAACTAAGGAAGCCAAGTCGTTGGTTTGAGTCAAAATCATCTCTTTTTCCAAGAGGTGTTGGTCGGGATTTTGCTGGAGTTATCATAGAAATTGGTGAAAGAGTAAATAGATTTGCAGTAGGGGATAAGGTTTTTGGAACAATGATCAGTGACCCTGGATTGGGAACCAAGAGGGGAGCTTTGGCAACAGAAATTTGTGTCAATGAATCGGAAATCGTATCGAAACCAGATATGATTGATATGAACCATGCAGCTACTATGGGTGTAGCCTCTCTAACAGTGGGAGGTGCTTTTAGAAAGATTGAGCTAAACTCTAAAGATATTGTAGTGATTTCAGCAGCGGCAGGTGGTATTGGAAGTATTGCAGTACAGTATGCAGTTGCTAAGGGTGCAACAGTTATCGGAATTGCAAGTAAGAAGAATTCAGATTATCTGAAGTCTTTAGGTGCTATACCGGTAGCCTACGAAGAGAACATCCAGAATGCTCTTCTATCAGCAAGTGCAAAGCCAATTACAAAATTCTTGGATTGCTATGGAAGTGATTATGTTAAATTGGCTTTCAGTTTGGGATTGAAGGGCACGGCTATTGGAACGCTAGTACCTTCACCATATGTTATTATAAGAGGAGCTCAGTTCACGGGTCCGAGACATTCCACATATGATGATTTTAGAGTTCTAGCGGAAATGGTCTCAGATGGGAAGGTTCGGCTGAATATTGATCAGGTTTATGATTTTTCTCTAAAGTCTGTTAGAGAGGCATATCGTAGTCTGAAGTCGGGACACACTCGAGGTAAGAAGGTTGTAAAAGTAAGAGAGTAG
- the holA gene encoding DNA polymerase III subunit delta, with product MLAIEDSQKLTLSNLSSLNLFTGTDQGQFEVMKSQVLKQIGYDPADLNFAYFDMKEVAYKDLELELVSLPFFADEKIVILDHFVDITTAKKRFLTDDELKSFEEYLDNPSPTTKLLIFAEGKLDSKRRLVKLLKRDATVFDAIEAKEQELRQYFQKWSQTQGLQFVGQSFENLLLKSGFQFSEIQKNLLFLQSYKSDGMIEEKDIVEAIPKTLQDNIFDLTQFILGKKIDQARDLVRDLTLQGEDEIKLIAVMLGQFRTFAQVKILSEAGQTESQIASSLGTYLGRNPNPYQIKFALRDSRGISLDFLKRAISYLIETDYQIKTGVYEKGYLFERALLQISSQA from the coding sequence ATGCTAGCCATTGAAGACAGTCAGAAATTGACTTTATCAAATCTATCTAGCTTGAATCTATTTACAGGGACAGATCAGGGTCAGTTTGAAGTTATGAAGAGTCAAGTGTTGAAGCAGATTGGTTATGATCCAGCTGATCTCAATTTTGCTTACTTTGATATGAAAGAAGTAGCTTATAAAGACTTAGAGTTGGAGTTGGTCAGTCTCCCTTTCTTTGCGGATGAGAAAATCGTGATATTAGATCATTTTGTCGATATCACAACAGCCAAGAAACGCTTTTTAACAGATGATGAGCTCAAGTCATTTGAGGAATACCTTGATAACCCTTCGCCAACAACCAAGTTGTTGATTTTTGCTGAAGGAAAGTTAGATAGTAAAAGACGGCTGGTCAAATTGCTCAAACGAGATGCGACTGTCTTTGATGCTATTGAGGCTAAGGAGCAAGAACTGCGCCAGTATTTCCAAAAATGGAGTCAGACACAAGGTCTGCAGTTTGTGGGGCAATCCTTTGAAAATCTACTTCTCAAATCTGGTTTTCAATTTAGTGAAATCCAGAAAAATCTCCTTTTTTTACAGTCTTATAAGTCAGATGGCATGATAGAGGAGAAGGATATTGTCGAGGCTATACCAAAGACCCTGCAGGACAATATTTTTGATTTGACTCAGTTTATCTTGGGCAAAAAGATCGACCAGGCCCGTGACTTGGTTAGAGATTTGACCTTGCAAGGGGAAGACGAAATCAAGCTCATAGCGGTCATGTTAGGGCAGTTTCGTACCTTTGCCCAAGTGAAGATTTTATCAGAAGCTGGTCAGACGGAATCACAGATTGCAAGCAGTCTGGGAACTTACTTGGGGCGCAATCCTAATCCTTATCAAATCAAGTTTGCACTGAGAGATTCGAGAGGGATTTCCTTAGATTTTCTCAAGCGAGCGATTTCTTATTTGATTGAAACAGACTACCAGATTAAGACAGGTGTCTATGAAAAAGGCTACCTTTTTGAGAGAGCGCTGTTACAGATATCTAGCCAAGCGTAA
- the gdhA gene encoding NADP-specific glutamate dehydrogenase codes for MTSAKDYIQSVFATVKARNGHEAEFLQAVEEFFSTLEPVFEKHPEYIEENILARITEPERVISFRVPWVDRDGKVQVNRGYRVQFNSAVGPYKGGLRFHPTVNQGILKFLGFEQIFKNVLTGLPIGGGKGGSDFDPKGKTDAEVMRFCQSFMTELQKYIGPSLDVPAGDIGVGGREIGYLYGQYKRLNQFDAGVLTGKPLGFGGSLIRPEATGYGLVYYTEEMLKANGNSFAGKKVVISGSGNVAQYALQKATELGATVISVSDSNGYVIDENGIDFDLLADVKNNRRARLTEYAAEKATATYHEGSVWTYAGNYDIALPCATQNEINGDAAKRLVAQGVICVSEGANMPSDLDAIKVYKENGILYGPAKAANAGGVAVSALEMSQNSLRLSWTREEVDGRLKDIMTNIFNTAKTTSETYGLGTDYLAGANIAAFENVANAMIAQGIV; via the coding sequence ATGACATCTGCTAAAGACTATATCCAAAGCGTGTTTGCAACTGTGAAAGCTCGTAATGGGCATGAGGCTGAATTTCTCCAGGCGGTTGAAGAATTCTTCAGCACTTTGGAACCTGTATTTGAAAAACATCCCGAGTATATCGAAGAAAACATCTTGGCACGTATCACTGAGCCTGAGCGCGTAATTTCTTTCCGAGTTCCTTGGGTTGACCGTGATGGAAAAGTCCAAGTGAACCGTGGTTACCGTGTTCAATTCAACTCAGCTGTTGGACCATATAAAGGTGGACTTCGTTTCCACCCAACTGTAAACCAAGGGATTTTGAAATTCCTCGGCTTCGAACAAATCTTTAAAAACGTTTTGACTGGACTTCCAATCGGTGGAGGTAAAGGTGGATCAGACTTCGATCCTAAAGGGAAGACTGATGCTGAAGTGATGCGCTTCTGCCAAAGCTTTATGACAGAATTACAAAAATACATCGGACCATCTCTTGACGTACCTGCTGGTGATATCGGTGTTGGTGGACGTGAAATTGGTTACCTTTACGGACAGTACAAACGTCTTAACCAATTTGATGCGGGTGTCTTGACTGGTAAACCTCTTGGATTTGGTGGTAGCTTGATTCGTCCAGAAGCAACTGGTTATGGTTTGGTTTACTACACTGAAGAAATGCTCAAAGCTAATGGTAACAGTTTTGCTGGTAAGAAAGTGGTAATTTCAGGTTCTGGTAACGTGGCTCAATACGCTCTTCAAAAAGCGACTGAACTTGGTGCAACTGTTATCTCTGTATCTGACTCAAATGGTTATGTCATCGATGAAAATGGTATCGACTTCGATCTTCTAGCAGATGTGAAGAATAACCGTCGTGCACGTTTGACTGAGTACGCTGCTGAAAAAGCCACTGCTACTTACCATGAAGGTTCTGTATGGACTTACGCTGGTAACTACGACATCGCTCTTCCATGTGCGACTCAAAACGAAATCAATGGTGACGCAGCTAAACGTTTGGTTGCTCAAGGCGTTATCTGTGTATCTGAAGGTGCTAACATGCCTAGTGACCTTGATGCGATTAAAGTCTACAAAGAAAACGGAATCCTTTACGGACCTGCCAAAGCTGCTAACGCTGGTGGTGTAGCTGTATCAGCGCTTGAAATGAGCCAAAACAGCCTTCGCCTCTCATGGACACGTGAAGAAGTTGATGGACGCCTCAAAGACATCATGACCAACATCTTCAACACAGCTAAAACAACTTCTGAAACATACGGTCTTGGTACTGACTACCTTGCAGGAGCAAATATCGCTGCCTTCGAAAACGTAGCAAACGCTATGATTGCACAAGGTATTGTTTAA
- a CDS encoding TetR/AcrR family transcriptional regulator: protein MDSLEQKYAQTLENSNLSLKQRQVLLSSLKLFSEIGFENTTASLIAKEAGVSEGTVFSYFKTKEGILEAILSTFLEQVIPDVIADFSEKKFTANQESFPLFLRSIVRDRLVFIQENQMQVKILLSRSFIDKTISDQLGNVIVHSIIKPISPVLNQFKEKGVIRDWSNERIVRYILALSLSYIIPMMLNDKEDVNIDEAVNEIVECLSFTLVEVK, encoded by the coding sequence ATGGATAGTTTAGAACAAAAGTATGCTCAGACATTAGAAAATAGCAACTTGAGTTTAAAACAACGTCAAGTATTATTATCAAGTCTAAAGCTATTTTCAGAAATTGGCTTTGAAAATACAACAGCCAGCCTTATTGCTAAGGAGGCTGGAGTTTCAGAAGGGACCGTTTTTAGTTACTTTAAGACCAAGGAAGGCATCTTAGAGGCTATTCTGTCAACTTTTCTCGAACAGGTTATTCCAGATGTAATTGCTGATTTTTCTGAGAAGAAATTTACAGCAAACCAAGAGTCTTTTCCACTATTTTTAAGAAGTATTGTTCGAGATAGACTAGTTTTCATTCAGGAGAATCAAATGCAAGTTAAAATTCTCTTGAGTCGTTCTTTTATTGATAAAACTATTTCTGACCAGTTAGGGAATGTCATTGTTCACTCTATCATTAAGCCAATTAGTCCAGTCCTGAATCAGTTTAAAGAAAAGGGTGTTATCCGAGATTGGTCAAATGAAAGAATCGTTCGTTATATTTTAGCTTTGAGTCTTTCTTATATTATTCCAATGATGTTGAATGATAAGGAAGATGTAAACATAGATGAAGCAGTAAACGAAATTGTTGAATGCCTGTCTTTTACATTAGTAGAGGTAAAATAA